In Phacochoerus africanus isolate WHEZ1 chromosome 1, ROS_Pafr_v1, whole genome shotgun sequence, the following are encoded in one genomic region:
- the MRPS22 gene encoding 28S ribosomal protein S22, mitochondrial has translation MATLKASALLRSLQTNSCGTGRVCFPVRARPRPRALFQPLPGACGTGTLCRGLGSESESGNSEIRKPTFMDEEVQNILIKMTGLDLQKIFKPALQELKPPTYKLMTQAQLEEATKQAVEAAKVRLKMPPVLEERAPINDVLAEDKILEGTETAKYVFTDISYSIPHRERFIVVREPSGTLRKASWEERDRMIQVYFPREGRRILTPVIFKEENLQTMYSQDRHVDVLNLCVAQFEPDSAEYIKIHHHTYEDIDKCGKYDLLRSTRHFGGMAWYFVNKKKIDGLLIDQIQRDLVNDATSLVHLYHILHPDGQSAQEAKKQGAEGLLLIKVFAKTEAQKGAYIELTLQAYQEAFITHSAAS, from the exons ATGGCTACCCTCAAAGCGTCTGCGTTGCTGCGGAGCCTCCAGACAAATTCTTGCGGCACGGGGCGGGTGTGTTTCCCGGTTCGCGCTCGGCCCCGGCCCCGCGCCCTGTTCCAACCTCTGCCCGGGGCCTGTGGCACGGGAACACTATGCCGTGGGCTCGGCTCCGAGTCCG AATCTGGCAACTCAGAGATCAGGAAGCCTACATTTATGGATGAGGAGGTCCAAAACATACTCATCAAGATGACGGGCTTGGATTTGCAGAAGATTTTTAAGCCAGCTTTACAAGAACTGAAGCCACCAACTTATAAGCTAATGACCCAAGCACAGCTGGAAGAG GCTACAAAACAGGCAGTTGAGGCAGCTAAAGTCCGATTAAAAATGCCACCAGTTCTGGAAGAGCGGGCGCCAATAAATGATGTGTTAGCTGAAGATAAGATTTTGGAAGGAACAGAAACAGCCAAATATGTGTTTACTGATATATCATACAGCATACCACACCGG GAGCGTTTTATTGTCGTCAGAGAACCAAGTGGCACACTGCGCAAAGCCTCTTGGGAAGAACGAGACCGAATGATTCAAGTTTATTTCCCAAGAGAAGGTCGTAGAATTTTAACACCAGTAATTTTCAAGGAAGAAAATCTTCAG ACCATGTACAGCCAGGACCGGCATGTTGATGTCCTCAATCTCTGCGTTGCCCAGTTTGAGCCAGATTCTGCTGAATATATCAAA ATTCATCATCACACCTATGAAGATATAGATAAATGTGGAAAGTATGACCTTTTACGTTCAACAAGACACTTTGGTGGAATGGCTTGgtattttgtaaataagaaaaagattgatGGCTTACTGATTGACCAGATTCAGAGAGATTT AGTCAATGATGCCACCAGCTTGGTCCACCTCTATCACATCCTCCATCCAGACGGTCAGTCAGCTCAAGAGGCCAAAAAGCAGGGTGCTGAGGGATTACTTTTAATTAAG GTCTTTGCAAAAACAGAAGCACAGAAGGGAGCATATATAGAATTAACACTGCAAGCTTATCAAGAAGCATTCATTACCCATTCTGCagcttcctaa